The Antricoccus suffuscus genome window below encodes:
- a CDS encoding HAD family hydrolase has product MPDDRPSDVMKEPGSVAQGAWLVAIDLDGTTIGETEEASPAVVTQLRRIERVGHHLLIATGRSAATTLPVLDRIGVWPEYLVCSNGAVILQRDTAATSGYHRLHAAGFQTAAVLEAIRAHLPEAHIAVEDEAGTYRYTHPFPPATTGAAEDQVIVPFETLLDGRAVRVIAVLPDHDVSEFRVSVERMDLKGVTFSLGWTAWLDIAAEGITKAVAAEKVRAVLDFGRDRVLAVGDGFNDIEFLQWAGQFGRGVAMGHAPKELRAVASEITGTFAEDGLVRVLASL; this is encoded by the coding sequence ATGCCCGACGATCGCCCGAGCGATGTCATGAAGGAACCGGGCAGCGTCGCTCAGGGTGCCTGGCTTGTCGCGATCGATCTGGACGGCACCACGATTGGCGAGACAGAGGAGGCAAGCCCGGCGGTGGTGACTCAACTTCGACGCATCGAACGGGTGGGTCACCACCTGCTCATCGCTACGGGTCGGTCGGCGGCAACGACTCTGCCCGTGCTCGACCGAATCGGAGTGTGGCCGGAGTACCTCGTCTGCTCAAACGGCGCCGTGATCCTGCAGCGGGATACTGCAGCGACGAGCGGGTATCACCGACTCCACGCGGCGGGTTTCCAGACCGCGGCAGTGTTGGAGGCGATCCGCGCGCATCTGCCAGAAGCGCACATCGCCGTAGAGGACGAGGCCGGCACCTACCGGTATACGCATCCATTCCCGCCCGCGACGACCGGGGCCGCCGAGGACCAGGTCATCGTGCCGTTCGAGACCTTGCTCGATGGTCGGGCGGTCCGAGTAATCGCGGTCCTCCCTGATCACGATGTCTCCGAGTTCAGGGTGAGCGTCGAACGGATGGACCTTAAGGGAGTGACGTTCTCGCTCGGCTGGACGGCCTGGCTTGATATCGCCGCGGAAGGCATCACCAAGGCGGTGGCAGCGGAGAAGGTTCGGGCGGTGCTCGATTTCGGCCGCGACCGCGTCCTCGCTGTCGGCGACGGCTTCAATGACATCGAGTTCCTGCAATGGGCAGGGCAGTTCGGGCGCGGGGTGGCTATGGGTCATGCTCCCAAAGAGCTTCGGGCCGTGGCGTCGGAGATCACGGGCACATTCGCTGAAGATGGCCTTGTGCGGGTCCTCGCGTCCCTCTGA
- a CDS encoding NAD-dependent epimerase/dehydratase family protein: MSRIFLAGASGVIGQRLIPLLVAAGHTVAGMTRSANKTDRLKELGAQPLLVDVFDRDALIAAVVEFKPDFILNELTDLPDDVNRIAEFGDLNARIRTEGNQNIIDAARASGSPKILAQTVAWELPDGPDARAVKQLEATVLAEGGVLLSYGQFYGPGTYNESGIPAEPRVEIDRAAERTVALLDAPSAVVTITD, translated from the coding sequence ATGTCCAGAATTTTTCTAGCCGGAGCATCCGGAGTCATCGGCCAACGTCTGATCCCGCTGCTCGTCGCCGCAGGCCACACAGTGGCAGGCATGACGCGATCGGCGAACAAGACAGATCGGCTCAAGGAGCTCGGCGCCCAGCCGCTCCTCGTCGACGTCTTTGACCGTGACGCGCTCATCGCCGCCGTCGTCGAATTCAAGCCAGACTTCATACTCAATGAGCTCACCGATCTGCCCGACGATGTGAACAGGATCGCGGAATTCGGTGACCTGAACGCCCGGATCCGCACCGAGGGCAATCAGAACATCATCGATGCGGCCCGCGCGAGCGGTTCACCGAAGATCCTCGCGCAGACCGTGGCCTGGGAGCTGCCCGACGGGCCCGACGCCCGCGCAGTGAAGCAGCTCGAGGCCACCGTCCTCGCCGAGGGCGGTGTCCTGCTCAGCTACGGGCAGTTTTACGGGCCCGGCACATACAACGAGAGTGGCATCCCCGCCGAGCCGCGCGTGGAGATCGACCGCGCCGCCGAGCGCACCGTTGCACTCCTTGACGCTCCCAGCGCAGTGGTGACCATCACCGACTGA
- a CDS encoding MFS transporter, which translates to MLSTQTAAPSGVVPRPRALPGGLAMTGAAVAFASMYLAAGALTPLLVAYKQQWGFPPEMINVAFAVYAIGFLAAALILGSLSDYIGRRPVLIGALIVQLASSVLFLVGTDVTWVIAGRIVQGIAGGAATSAFTATLVEFAPAGRKRIGTVLGSIGLTGGLALGSLLAGLAIQLTPAANTIVFVVLIVLTILGGVTVIASPETVTCSPGWRRSLTPRVSIPSSARKEFYAAAPVVAAVWMLAGLSGGLAPNMVRSIFYLDSPFLGGFAGFVAPAMAAGIGLVFAKVPSRRAMLIGIYASIVGAAGIIGGVFAGSLTIMILGQAVAGIGFGASFTAALQLLIPLVTSHQRAGIVASIYVVSYLAFGLPIVSEGQLVEPLGEIPAVVCYTALTILLALLSLVAQARLTRRA; encoded by the coding sequence GTGCTTTCTACTCAAACCGCGGCCCCATCTGGCGTCGTACCGAGGCCTCGCGCTTTGCCTGGCGGCCTTGCGATGACGGGCGCCGCCGTCGCGTTCGCCAGCATGTATCTTGCTGCTGGTGCGCTGACGCCTCTTCTTGTGGCGTACAAGCAGCAGTGGGGCTTCCCACCCGAGATGATCAACGTGGCATTCGCGGTTTACGCGATCGGGTTTCTTGCCGCTGCACTTATCCTCGGATCCCTCTCGGATTACATCGGGCGGCGCCCTGTGCTGATCGGTGCCCTGATCGTGCAACTCGCCTCGAGTGTCCTGTTCCTGGTGGGTACGGACGTCACCTGGGTCATCGCTGGGCGAATCGTCCAGGGAATTGCCGGCGGCGCCGCCACTTCCGCGTTCACGGCGACGCTGGTCGAGTTCGCCCCCGCGGGCAGGAAGAGAATTGGCACCGTGCTTGGCAGCATCGGTCTCACGGGAGGACTCGCTTTGGGGTCACTCCTGGCGGGGCTTGCGATACAGCTGACCCCGGCAGCGAACACCATCGTGTTCGTCGTGCTGATCGTGCTGACGATCCTCGGGGGCGTTACCGTGATCGCTTCGCCTGAAACGGTGACCTGCAGCCCAGGATGGCGTCGATCATTAACCCCGCGGGTCTCGATCCCGTCGTCAGCTCGCAAAGAGTTCTACGCAGCGGCCCCAGTGGTTGCGGCAGTCTGGATGCTGGCCGGTCTCTCAGGGGGCCTAGCGCCGAACATGGTGCGCAGTATCTTCTATCTCGACAGCCCATTCCTGGGCGGGTTCGCTGGATTCGTGGCGCCGGCGATGGCGGCCGGGATCGGGCTCGTCTTCGCCAAAGTGCCCTCGCGCCGGGCGATGCTCATCGGCATCTACGCGTCTATCGTCGGCGCCGCGGGGATCATCGGCGGGGTCTTCGCGGGGAGCCTGACGATCATGATCCTCGGACAGGCCGTCGCCGGCATCGGTTTCGGTGCGTCCTTCACCGCCGCCCTTCAGTTGCTCATCCCCCTGGTCACATCGCATCAACGCGCCGGGATCGTCGCATCGATCTACGTGGTGTCCTACCTCGCATTCGGTCTCCCCATCGTGAGCGAAGGGCAGCTCGTCGAACCACTCGGAGAGATCCCCGCCGTGGTCTGTTATACCGCCCTCACGATCCTCTTGGCTCTGTTGAGCCTCGTCGCTCAAGCACGACTCACACGCCGCGCCTGA
- a CDS encoding PLP-dependent aminotransferase family protein produces MTKPQTTVRTEVLPRVGVDLHLELHGPRLREGLTDALRAAVRSGRLVPGTRLPASRALADDLGIARSTVTECYTALIEEGWLTARHGSGTRVAERAKPLRNPAQNGRTGSRRPSAHGLGPGVADYAEFPRAPWLAAARRAFAAAPHTAFGYGDPLGWWELRKTLSDYLSRVRGVYADPGQIVITSGFHHGLSVIARALKAHAIDTVAVEGYGLDIYRAVLRDEEMNIPPLRVDENGARVQDLTYLAGVNAVLLTPAHQFPTGFALSTDRRSAVLDWARRSGGMILEDDYDGEFRYDRKPVGALQGLDPDHVVYFGTASKSIAPALRLAWMVVPEYLLSAVTEAKGRVDTVSVLDQLIFTEFMKSGAFDRHVRGRRQNYRRRRDELIEAIEESASNVRVAGMAAGLQAVLTLPKGTEARVLQAAARQGLIVGGLGEFRHPSVDVHQPWSDALVVNFSAVSDSAWPGALRTLRSILP; encoded by the coding sequence ATGACGAAACCGCAGACCACTGTGCGGACCGAAGTCCTTCCCAGGGTCGGCGTCGACCTTCATCTCGAGCTTCACGGCCCCCGATTGCGCGAAGGGCTGACCGATGCCCTACGCGCGGCGGTTCGCTCAGGGAGGCTCGTACCGGGTACCAGGCTGCCAGCTTCCAGAGCATTGGCCGATGACCTTGGCATCGCGCGGAGCACGGTCACGGAGTGCTACACCGCGTTGATCGAAGAAGGTTGGCTGACCGCGCGGCACGGATCAGGAACACGCGTGGCGGAACGAGCGAAACCGCTTCGTAACCCCGCGCAGAATGGTCGGACCGGGTCACGACGCCCATCCGCACACGGGCTCGGCCCGGGAGTGGCGGACTATGCGGAGTTCCCCCGCGCACCATGGCTAGCGGCAGCCCGACGCGCATTCGCAGCGGCGCCGCACACTGCCTTCGGATACGGCGATCCTCTCGGATGGTGGGAGCTACGCAAGACTCTCTCCGACTATCTGTCCCGAGTTCGCGGAGTGTATGCCGACCCCGGACAGATCGTCATCACCTCAGGCTTCCACCACGGTCTGTCCGTGATCGCGCGGGCGCTCAAGGCGCATGCGATTGACACCGTGGCCGTCGAAGGCTACGGCCTCGACATCTATCGAGCGGTGCTCAGAGACGAAGAAATGAACATCCCGCCACTGCGAGTCGATGAGAACGGTGCACGGGTACAGGACCTCACCTACCTGGCGGGAGTGAATGCGGTACTGCTGACGCCGGCGCATCAGTTCCCGACGGGTTTCGCATTGTCCACCGACCGCCGGAGCGCGGTTCTGGACTGGGCGCGCCGCAGCGGCGGAATGATCCTCGAAGATGACTACGACGGGGAGTTCCGCTATGACCGCAAACCCGTCGGTGCGCTGCAGGGCCTGGATCCCGATCACGTCGTCTACTTCGGAACCGCTAGCAAATCCATCGCGCCGGCGCTGAGACTAGCGTGGATGGTCGTACCTGAGTACCTCCTCAGTGCGGTCACGGAGGCCAAAGGGCGGGTCGATACGGTGAGCGTGCTGGACCAGCTGATCTTTACCGAGTTTATGAAGTCCGGCGCCTTCGACCGACATGTTCGGGGCAGACGGCAAAACTATCGTCGCCGCCGCGATGAACTCATCGAGGCCATCGAAGAGAGCGCCTCCAATGTTCGGGTCGCAGGCATGGCGGCAGGGTTGCAGGCCGTCCTGACCCTTCCCAAGGGTACGGAGGCACGGGTCCTCCAAGCGGCCGCACGACAAGGGTTGATCGTCGGTGGCCTCGGGGAGTTCCGTCACCCGTCGGTCGATGTACATCAGCCGTGGAGCGATGCGTTGGTCGTCAACTTCTCGGCTGTATCCGACAGCGCCTGGCCCGGAGCGTTGAGGACGCTCCGCAGCATTCTGCCGTAG
- a CDS encoding Hsp20/alpha crystallin family protein → MSTEKINASYQTGVLTLTIPVAEKAKPRKIEISSNSDREAINA, encoded by the coding sequence ATGAGCACCGAGAAGATCAACGCCAGCTACCAGACCGGCGTTCTAACCCTCACGATCCCGGTCGCCGAAAAGGCCAAGCCCCGCAAAATCGAGATCAGCAGCAACAGCGACCGGGAGGCCATCAACGCCTAG
- a CDS encoding IS256 family transposase, producing the protein MALDQSALLALLAQLKLTDVSDRIQSVTETLYQELIDAEAASVIGADKYERTADRTTVRNGTRARTLSTTAGDLELKIPKLRRGSFFPSLLERRRRVDQALFAVVMEAYLHGISTRKVDDLVKALGADSGISKSEVSRICADLDLEVGAFTGRDLGAMGFPYVFLDATYCKARVNHRVVSQAIVVAVGIAADGRREVLGFDVGDTENEAFWTEFLRSLKSRGLGGVQLVMSDAHTGLKNAIAAVLQGSGWQRCRVHFMRNVLSVVSKGTQEMVASIIRTIFAQPDAPHVRSQFDEVSRMLARSHPKVAGMLDEAKEDLLAFTGFPHKHWRQIWSTNPLERVNKEIKRRTDVVGVFPNPAALLRLAGAVLLEQHDEWEAGDRRYFSTASMAELAAMNNPEKEVEVMPEISAA; encoded by the coding sequence ATGGCTCTTGATCAGTCTGCCCTGCTTGCCCTGTTGGCTCAACTGAAGCTGACCGATGTTTCTGATCGGATCCAGTCAGTAACCGAAACGCTCTATCAGGAACTGATCGATGCTGAGGCCGCGAGCGTGATCGGCGCCGATAAGTATGAACGCACCGCTGATCGCACCACCGTCCGCAACGGCACCCGCGCCAGGACATTGAGCACTACCGCCGGCGACCTGGAACTGAAGATCCCCAAACTACGCCGGGGCAGTTTCTTCCCGTCCCTGCTAGAGCGCCGCCGGCGGGTCGACCAAGCACTGTTCGCGGTCGTGATGGAGGCCTATCTGCATGGCATCTCCACCCGAAAGGTCGATGATCTGGTTAAAGCTCTCGGAGCTGATTCGGGGATTTCGAAGTCTGAAGTGTCCCGGATCTGCGCTGATCTGGACCTGGAGGTCGGCGCGTTCACCGGCCGCGATCTGGGGGCGATGGGGTTCCCTTACGTGTTCCTTGATGCGACGTACTGCAAAGCTCGCGTCAATCACCGGGTCGTGTCCCAGGCGATCGTGGTCGCGGTCGGTATCGCCGCGGACGGTCGCCGTGAGGTCCTGGGGTTTGACGTCGGGGACACCGAGAACGAAGCGTTCTGGACCGAGTTCCTGCGGTCGCTGAAATCCCGCGGTCTCGGCGGGGTCCAGCTGGTGATGTCTGATGCTCACACCGGCCTGAAGAACGCTATTGCCGCGGTGTTGCAGGGCTCGGGCTGGCAACGGTGCCGTGTTCATTTCATGCGCAATGTCTTGTCGGTCGTTTCCAAGGGCACTCAGGAGATGGTCGCGTCGATTATTCGTACGATCTTCGCTCAACCCGATGCCCCGCACGTGCGGTCCCAGTTCGATGAGGTCTCCCGGATGCTTGCGCGGTCGCATCCTAAAGTCGCGGGCATGCTCGATGAGGCGAAGGAAGATCTGCTGGCGTTCACCGGTTTCCCGCACAAACACTGGCGTCAGATCTGGTCAACGAACCCGCTGGAGCGGGTCAACAAGGAGATCAAACGCCGCACCGACGTCGTCGGTGTCTTCCCGAACCCCGCAGCCCTGCTCCGGCTGGCCGGCGCTGTCCTGCTCGAGCAGCACGACGAGTGGGAAGCCGGCGACCGACGCTACTTCTCAACCGCGTCCATGGCCGAACTCGCCGCCATGAACAACCCCGAGAAGGAGGTCGAAGTCATGCCCGAAATCAGCGCGGCATAA
- a CDS encoding DUF3644 domain-containing protein — MRSIAACGGFLMARPPRWQATLDASIEEVCLAVRLYNDPAETRSFEGFVVHMHLAWLYLLHAEFIRDGVDYRYWDDRYKKRLLRVDGEPKLWELERCAKERWTDPTDPMAANLRLFIRLRNRLEHRHAHADAALMLNLAGHSHALLINYETELTAGFGADRSLALRLRVPLFVGTFTSQGEHALRQFRKTLPTDLNGLLTDYFTDLGDKVTNDSRFEFRLRATVELAPKDPDAVAIQFTHLNDMTDDEKAAVERMGHKGQVIIRDRRQPISGMGMLSGKAATDEVQAGLPYRFNANHFTAAYKRLNARPGRGAPDPDHTNPDWCVYDEPTGWYRYTKGYVKYLTKKCGTPEGFEEVTGLKARRKP, encoded by the coding sequence TTGCGTAGCATCGCCGCGTGTGGCGGTTTTCTGATGGCCCGGCCACCGCGCTGGCAAGCGACGCTCGACGCCAGCATCGAGGAAGTGTGTTTGGCTGTACGGCTCTATAACGATCCGGCTGAGACCCGCTCCTTTGAGGGGTTTGTCGTCCATATGCACCTGGCCTGGCTGTATCTGTTACACGCCGAGTTCATCCGCGACGGAGTCGACTACCGCTACTGGGATGACCGTTACAAGAAGCGGCTACTTCGCGTCGACGGCGAACCGAAGTTATGGGAACTTGAACGATGCGCTAAGGAGCGCTGGACGGATCCCACAGACCCCATGGCGGCAAACCTACGTCTCTTCATTCGGTTGCGGAATCGGCTCGAGCATCGTCACGCGCACGCGGATGCCGCGCTGATGCTCAACCTGGCCGGCCACTCCCATGCGCTGCTGATCAATTACGAGACCGAGCTAACCGCGGGATTCGGTGCGGACCGCTCGTTGGCTCTGCGCCTACGCGTTCCACTGTTTGTCGGAACGTTCACCTCGCAGGGCGAACATGCACTTCGTCAGTTTCGAAAGACCCTGCCAACAGATCTGAATGGGCTCCTCACTGATTACTTCACTGATCTTGGCGACAAGGTAACCAATGATTCGCGCTTTGAGTTTAGGCTCCGAGCCACCGTTGAGCTTGCCCCCAAGGATCCTGACGCCGTAGCAATCCAGTTCACGCATCTCAACGACATGACCGACGACGAGAAGGCGGCGGTAGAACGGATGGGCCATAAAGGGCAAGTCATCATCCGCGACCGGCGACAGCCCATATCCGGCATGGGCATGCTCTCCGGCAAGGCAGCGACCGACGAGGTCCAGGCGGGCTTGCCGTATCGCTTTAACGCCAATCATTTCACCGCTGCGTATAAGCGATTGAATGCCCGCCCCGGTCGGGGAGCGCCCGATCCCGACCACACTAACCCCGACTGGTGCGTCTATGACGAACCGACCGGCTGGTATCGCTATACGAAGGGGTACGTCAAATACCTCACCAAGAAGTGCGGCACTCCCGAGGGCTTCGAGGAAGTCACCGGCTTGAAAGCCCGGCGGAAGCCCTAG
- a CDS encoding DNA cytosine methyltransferase encodes MAKRTAVSLFSGCGGFCEGVRLAGFDVQAAVEIDRFASSTYRENFPEVPLFEGDIHAFLNDSHADWTDDESKRFGHLKDAEVDLLFGGPPCQGYSQIGTRILDDPRNELYLQYIRVLKQLRPKVFLMENVPNMLLLAKGRFKREVLEAFAAAGYTNSGVTVVSAADYGVPQVRRRAIFFGIRDGEDAGGTAEDLIAKFLKEQERPAPTAWAAIRDLPERTAIHYENLTYPRSSAKSPFLDEMRLDRDGERYTAVDKVAAQGVERRMLSNHHTKEIRARRKALIALLEPGAKGDSLPKDVWDGLRPEKWRRLPVDRPAYTILAQMHRDLSEWVHPKFERWITVREAGRLQSFHDGFVFYTSEWQMLKQIGNAVPPLLGRAVAASAIEVLDRIDEDATTLDLGEAELERRSTRFETLAVVQRT; translated from the coding sequence GTGGCAAAGCGCACGGCGGTATCACTATTTTCGGGGTGCGGAGGCTTCTGCGAGGGTGTTCGCCTCGCGGGGTTCGACGTGCAGGCGGCCGTTGAGATCGATCGTTTTGCATCATCCACCTACCGTGAGAATTTCCCGGAAGTGCCACTCTTCGAAGGCGACATTCACGCGTTCCTTAACGATTCGCACGCCGACTGGACCGACGATGAGTCCAAGCGTTTCGGGCACTTAAAGGATGCCGAAGTGGACCTTCTCTTCGGGGGGCCTCCGTGTCAGGGATACAGCCAGATCGGAACTCGCATCCTTGACGACCCGCGTAACGAGTTGTACTTGCAGTACATCCGCGTGCTGAAGCAACTTCGGCCCAAGGTTTTTCTTATGGAGAATGTCCCTAACATGCTGTTGCTTGCCAAGGGGAGGTTTAAACGCGAGGTTCTCGAAGCCTTTGCTGCCGCTGGATACACGAACTCAGGCGTGACGGTCGTATCGGCCGCGGATTACGGGGTGCCACAGGTCCGCCGTCGCGCAATTTTCTTCGGAATCCGCGATGGCGAGGATGCCGGCGGAACAGCCGAAGACCTGATCGCGAAGTTCCTCAAGGAACAGGAACGTCCTGCCCCGACAGCGTGGGCGGCAATCCGTGACTTGCCCGAGCGGACTGCTATCCATTACGAGAATCTTACTTACCCACGCTCGAGCGCCAAGTCGCCTTTTCTAGATGAGATGCGTCTGGACCGCGACGGTGAGCGATATACGGCTGTTGACAAGGTAGCGGCTCAAGGTGTTGAGCGGCGCATGCTTAGCAACCACCACACGAAGGAGATACGGGCGCGGAGAAAAGCGCTCATCGCCCTCCTTGAGCCTGGAGCCAAAGGCGACAGCCTGCCCAAAGATGTCTGGGACGGGCTGCGGCCAGAGAAGTGGCGCCGCTTGCCGGTCGATCGTCCCGCTTACACAATTCTGGCTCAGATGCACCGCGATCTGTCCGAGTGGGTTCACCCAAAGTTCGAGCGTTGGATCACCGTGCGGGAGGCCGGCCGATTGCAGTCGTTCCACGACGGCTTCGTGTTTTACACGAGCGAGTGGCAGATGCTTAAGCAGATCGGCAACGCGGTTCCGCCATTGTTGGGTCGTGCGGTCGCCGCCTCGGCTATCGAAGTCCTGGACAGAATCGACGAGGACGCCACGACGCTTGATCTAGGAGAAGCCGAGCTGGAGCGCAGGTCCACGCGGTTCGAGACGCTGGCAGTAGTCCAGCGAACCTAA
- a CDS encoding helix-turn-helix domain-containing protein — protein MTTRFGLIVRRHRMSTGLSQEGLAGAAGLDRTYISSLERGRRNPTLMTQQRLADALGCTLSSLIHEAEEL, from the coding sequence ATGACGACGCGCTTCGGCCTGATCGTTCGGCGGCATCGGATGAGCACGGGGCTTTCCCAGGAGGGACTTGCGGGAGCGGCCGGACTTGACAGGACCTACATCAGCAGCCTGGAGCGGGGGCGGCGAAACCCCACCCTCATGACGCAGCAGCGTTTGGCTGACGCCCTGGGATGCACACTCTCATCCCTTATCCACGAGGCGGAGGAGTTGTAG
- a CDS encoding Cfr10I/Bse634I family restriction endonuclease: MPFRFSQVATNALSPEDRCIQDLRDAPIRNRKTQFRLLQQNMLAYTFGAALPGWGSSGLNAMPFQEVVRQPIANARAEGDYLYGSDFTLDSNAIAKVTGDIYETLTSAILWDAAAYWNSFMATGNWPTPRRYARPSVGRSERRQVGIVNLPRRYDWVRLLEPNAKARIAVLRDKLAENNLSMPTSTPDIAVVVLPDEVRKDDIWRTPFLNLDRGSQGTLSTAHTRLADSVEPGEIILAMALKSSLRSDRLYQPLYEANVMQLLLERHLGAPRVEFEVHALTAEGTGATAIYTAASLHSAGEPTAHRAVRELYEPANATQIVQRFFAFLNQRMATVSA, translated from the coding sequence GTGCCTTTCAGATTCAGCCAGGTTGCCACCAACGCGCTGTCCCCCGAGGACCGGTGCATCCAGGACCTCCGGGATGCGCCAATTCGAAACCGGAAGACCCAGTTCCGCCTCCTCCAACAGAACATGCTGGCCTATACATTCGGCGCCGCCCTTCCCGGATGGGGGTCGTCCGGACTCAACGCGATGCCCTTCCAGGAGGTCGTACGTCAGCCAATTGCCAACGCTCGAGCAGAGGGCGACTACCTCTATGGCTCCGACTTCACGCTCGACAGCAACGCCATTGCGAAGGTCACTGGAGACATTTACGAGACCCTCACGAGCGCTATCCTCTGGGATGCGGCGGCCTATTGGAACTCGTTCATGGCCACGGGCAACTGGCCAACGCCTCGACGCTATGCACGACCCTCAGTCGGGAGGTCGGAACGCCGACAGGTCGGCATCGTCAACCTGCCGCGCCGTTACGATTGGGTCCGGCTACTCGAACCGAACGCAAAGGCGCGGATCGCAGTACTGCGTGACAAACTTGCAGAGAACAACCTATCTATGCCGACCTCAACTCCGGACATTGCCGTAGTGGTGTTGCCCGATGAAGTGCGCAAGGACGATATCTGGCGTACTCCTTTTCTGAATCTCGACCGCGGCTCCCAAGGAACGCTCTCGACTGCCCATACGCGGCTCGCGGACTCGGTCGAACCCGGAGAGATCATCCTCGCGATGGCGCTGAAAAGTAGCCTGCGCTCAGACCGCCTGTACCAGCCGCTGTACGAGGCCAACGTGATGCAGTTACTCCTCGAAAGGCACCTCGGAGCGCCACGAGTTGAATTTGAGGTACACGCCTTAACCGCGGAGGGAACAGGCGCTACTGCGATATACACAGCCGCGTCACTTCACTCCGCTGGAGAGCCTACGGCGCACCGTGCCGTCCGGGAGCTCTACGAGCCCGCTAACGCGACGCAAATAGTGCAGCGGTTCTTCGCCTTCCTGAATCAACGCATGGCAACAGTGAGCGCTTGA
- a CDS encoding very short patch repair endonuclease encodes MADHLTPDGRSRVMAAIRSKDTKPELALRSALRAAGATGYRLHLRSLPGRPDIAFTRWRVAVFVDGVFWHGHPDHFHPDRSTEYWRVKIDKTRRRDRAANIALAAEGWVVVRVWDQEVKASVGACAQKVIQALARAGWGRQG; translated from the coding sequence ATGGCTGATCATCTCACCCCAGACGGACGCTCTCGAGTGATGGCGGCGATCAGGTCCAAGGATACGAAGCCAGAGCTTGCGCTGCGGTCGGCCCTGCGTGCCGCAGGCGCGACGGGCTACCGGCTTCATCTGCGTTCGCTACCGGGTCGGCCAGATATCGCCTTCACCAGATGGAGAGTCGCAGTATTCGTCGATGGAGTGTTCTGGCATGGACATCCTGACCACTTTCACCCTGATCGTTCTACAGAGTATTGGCGCGTGAAAATTGATAAAACCAGGCGGCGCGACCGCGCGGCCAACATTGCTCTCGCAGCGGAAGGGTGGGTCGTTGTGAGGGTCTGGGACCAGGAGGTCAAAGCATCGGTGGGGGCGTGTGCTCAGAAGGTCATCCAAGCGCTGGCTCGAGCGGGCTGGGGAAGGCAGGGTTGA